A portion of the Streptomyces sp. YPW6 genome contains these proteins:
- a CDS encoding cytochrome P450, translated as MPDSAPELFTWEFASDPYPAYAWLREHRPVHRTALPSGVEAWLVTRYGDARQALADARLSKNPAHHAESPHAKGKTGIPGERKAELMTHLLNIDPPDHTRLRRLVSKAFTPRRVAEFAPRVQELTDRLIDGFIEEGKADLIHDLAFPLPIYAICDLLGVPREDQDDFRDWAGMMIRHGGGPRGGVARSVKKMRGYLAELIHRKRENPGDDLISGLIRASDHGEHLTENEAAAMAFILLFAGFETTVNLIGNGTYALLRHPEQRARLEASLAASPDLEESDLLATGLEELLRFDGPVEMATWRYATEPLTLGGQEIAAGDPVLVVLAAADRDPERFTDPDTLDLARSDNQHLGYGHGIHYCLGAPLARLEGRTALATLLRRLPDLRLAEEPADLRWRGGLIMRGLRTLPVAFEPGNRSEESDTLSTL; from the coding sequence ATCCCCGACAGCGCCCCCGAACTCTTCACCTGGGAGTTCGCCTCCGACCCCTACCCCGCCTACGCCTGGCTCCGCGAGCACCGCCCCGTGCACCGCACCGCGCTGCCCAGCGGGGTCGAGGCCTGGCTCGTGACCCGGTACGGGGATGCCAGGCAGGCGCTCGCCGACGCGCGGCTCTCCAAGAACCCCGCCCACCACGCCGAGTCGCCGCACGCCAAGGGGAAGACGGGGATTCCGGGGGAGCGCAAGGCGGAGCTGATGACGCATCTGCTCAACATCGACCCCCCGGACCACACCCGGCTGCGCCGGCTCGTGTCCAAGGCGTTCACCCCGCGCCGGGTCGCGGAGTTCGCGCCCCGCGTGCAGGAGCTGACGGACCGGCTCATCGACGGGTTCATCGAGGAGGGGAAGGCCGATCTCATCCACGACCTCGCCTTCCCGCTCCCCATCTACGCCATCTGCGACCTGCTCGGCGTTCCCCGCGAGGACCAGGACGACTTCCGGGACTGGGCGGGCATGATGATCCGGCACGGGGGCGGGCCGCGCGGCGGGGTCGCCCGGTCGGTGAAGAAGATGCGCGGCTATCTCGCCGAACTCATCCACCGCAAAAGGGAGAACCCCGGCGACGACCTGATCTCCGGACTGATCCGGGCCAGCGACCACGGCGAGCACCTCACGGAGAACGAGGCGGCCGCGATGGCGTTCATCCTCCTCTTCGCCGGCTTCGAGACGACCGTCAACCTGATCGGCAACGGCACCTACGCGCTCCTGCGCCACCCCGAGCAGCGGGCCCGGCTGGAGGCGTCCCTCGCGGCGTCCCCGGACCTGGAGGAGAGCGACCTGCTGGCGACCGGGCTGGAGGAACTGCTCCGGTTCGACGGGCCGGTAGAGATGGCGACCTGGCGGTACGCCACCGAGCCGCTGACCCTGGGCGGCCAGGAGATCGCCGCCGGGGACCCCGTACTCGTGGTGCTCGCGGCGGCCGACCGCGACCCGGAGCGCTTCACGGATCCGGACACACTGGACCTTGCACGGAGTGACAATCAGCACCTCGGTTACGGGCACGGCATCCACTACTGCCTGGGGGCCCCGCTGGCCCGCCTCGAAGGGCGGACCGCGCTGGCCACGCTCCTGAGACGCCTGCCTGACCTGCGACTTGCTGAAGAACCTGCCGATTTGCGGTGGCGCGGCGGGCTCATCATGCGCGGACTGCGCACGCTTCCGGTCGCGTTCGAGCCGGGAAACCGTTCCGAGGAAAGTGACACGCTGTCAACTCTGTGA
- a CDS encoding transglycosylase family protein: protein MGSANGRHRRPRQAPAIVVAAGVTGSAIAIPLLGASGATAAEATTWDRVAECESGGMWSADLGNGYYGGLQFSQETWSAYGGTEFAPRADLASRSQQISVAEKVLADQGPKAWPSCAVISGLAVDGSLPGVDPGTAPAPDPTATPTDDADASGEADESGTSGEAGESGKGGKGDGSGKAEKGGPAGKGDSAGAERGAEAPDPAVTPSAPPSSEAPDAADPSAAPDASLGKGGKHRGAPAPEEAGAGQEEGPRGSGRHASRGDGDARDGGAAVAGAYTVQPGDNLWAIADAQEVPGGWTGLYETNKDLLGSDPDLILPGQNLDLGLERSQGQGQGQGQGAGQAAPQDADASAEAPAAN, encoded by the coding sequence ATGGGCTCCGCGAACGGCAGACACCGCCGCCCTCGCCAGGCACCCGCCATCGTCGTCGCCGCAGGCGTGACGGGATCGGCCATCGCCATCCCGCTGCTCGGGGCGAGCGGCGCCACCGCCGCCGAGGCCACCACCTGGGACCGGGTCGCGGAGTGCGAGAGCGGCGGCATGTGGAGCGCCGACCTCGGCAACGGCTACTACGGCGGGCTCCAGTTCTCGCAGGAGACCTGGTCGGCGTACGGCGGAACGGAGTTCGCACCCCGCGCCGACCTCGCCAGCCGGTCGCAGCAGATCTCCGTCGCCGAGAAGGTCCTGGCGGACCAGGGCCCCAAGGCATGGCCGAGCTGTGCGGTGATCTCGGGGCTCGCGGTGGACGGCAGCCTGCCGGGCGTCGACCCGGGCACCGCGCCGGCCCCCGACCCGACGGCCACCCCGACCGACGACGCGGACGCGTCCGGTGAAGCGGATGAATCCGGCACGTCCGGTGAAGCCGGCGAGTCCGGCAAGGGCGGCAAGGGTGACGGGAGCGGGAAGGCCGAGAAGGGCGGCCCGGCGGGCAAGGGGGACAGTGCCGGCGCGGAGCGGGGCGCCGAAGCCCCCGACCCCGCGGTGACGCCCTCCGCCCCGCCCTCCTCCGAGGCCCCCGACGCCGCCGACCCCTCCGCCGCCCCCGACGCCTCCCTGGGCAAGGGCGGCAAGCATCGCGGCGCCCCCGCGCCCGAGGAGGCCGGTGCCGGGCAGGAGGAGGGGCCGCGCGGATCCGGCCGGCACGCCTCGCGGGGTGACGGTGACGCCCGGGACGGCGGTGCGGCGGTCGCCGGTGCGTACACAGTGCAGCCCGGCGACAACCTCTGGGCGATCGCCGACGCCCAGGAAGTCCCCGGCGGCTGGACCGGTCTGTACGAGACCAACAAGGACCTCCTGGGCTCCGACCCGGACCTGATCCTGCCCGGCCAGAACCTGGATCTGGGGCTGGAGCGGAGCCAGGGGCAGGGGCAGGGGCAGGGGCAGGGGGCCGGTCAGGCCGCGCCGCAGGATGCCGACGCGTCCGCCGAGGCGCCTGCCGCCAACTGA
- a CDS encoding transglycosylase family protein, whose translation MLLNSKGKHRRPSKATRLATLAGVAGAAVAVPLMGATNASAASVETWDAVAQCESGGNWSINTGNGYYGGLQFSQSSWAAAGGTQYAARADLASKDQQIATAEKLLDMQGPGAWACAGAGGLTNDGVDPGVNPGGSGQSASKPEQAQPQRQAEQPTTRSEQREAPKAESKKTVTTPTGDKVKKGDGEYKVKSGDTLSKIAQKEGVKGGWSKLFQLNDDIVEDADLIFPGQQLHLK comes from the coding sequence ATGCTGCTGAACAGCAAGGGCAAGCACCGCCGCCCGTCCAAGGCCACCCGTCTCGCGACCCTCGCCGGTGTCGCCGGTGCCGCCGTCGCCGTCCCGCTGATGGGTGCGACCAACGCCTCCGCCGCCTCCGTCGAGACCTGGGACGCCGTCGCCCAGTGCGAGTCCGGTGGCAACTGGTCCATCAACACGGGCAACGGCTACTACGGCGGGCTGCAGTTCTCGCAGTCCAGCTGGGCCGCCGCCGGCGGTACGCAGTACGCCGCGCGCGCCGACCTGGCCTCCAAGGACCAGCAGATCGCCACCGCCGAGAAGCTTCTCGACATGCAGGGTCCGGGCGCCTGGGCCTGCGCCGGCGCCGGCGGCCTCACCAACGACGGTGTGGACCCGGGCGTGAACCCCGGCGGCTCCGGCCAGTCCGCCAGCAAGCCCGAGCAGGCGCAGCCGCAGCGTCAGGCCGAGCAGCCCACGACGCGCAGCGAGCAGCGCGAGGCCCCCAAGGCCGAGAGCAAGAAGACCGTCACCACCCCGACCGGCGACAAGGTCAAGAAGGGCGACGGCGAGTACAAGGTCAAGTCCGGCGACACCCTGAGCAAGATCGCTCAGAAGGAAGGCGTCAAGGGCGGCTGGAGCAAGCTCTTCCAGCTCAACGACGACATCGTCGAGGACGCAGACCTGATCTTCCCGGGTCAGCAGCTCCACCTGAAGTAA
- the eno gene encoding phosphopyruvate hydratase produces the protein MPSIDVVVAREILDSRGNPTVEVEVGLDDGSTGRAAVPSGASTGAFEAIELRDGDPNRYQGKGVEKAVLAVIEQIGPELVGYDATEQRLIDQAMFDLDATENKASLGANAILGVSLAVAHAASEASDLPLFRYLGGPNAHLLPVPMMNILNGGSHADSNVDIQEFMIAPIGAESFSEALRWGAEIYHTLKKVLKTKGLSTGLGDEGGFAPNLESNRAALDLIVEAIKEAGYVPGRDIALALDVAASEFYKDGAYEFEGKSRSAAEMTEYYEELVSAYPLVSIEDPLYEDDWAGWKVITDRIGSKVQIVGDDLFVTNPERLARGIEEGSANALLVKVNQIGSLTETLDAVELAQRNGFKCMMSHRSGETEDVTIADLAVAVNCGQIKTGAPARSDRVAKYNQLLRIEEILDDAAVYAGRSAFPRFKG, from the coding sequence GTGCCGTCCATCGACGTCGTCGTAGCCAGGGAAATCCTCGACTCCCGGGGCAACCCCACGGTCGAGGTCGAGGTCGGCCTCGACGACGGCAGCACGGGCCGTGCTGCCGTTCCGTCCGGCGCCTCCACCGGTGCGTTCGAGGCCATCGAGCTTCGCGACGGTGACCCCAACCGCTACCAGGGCAAGGGCGTCGAGAAGGCCGTCCTCGCCGTCATCGAGCAGATCGGCCCGGAGCTCGTCGGGTACGACGCCACCGAGCAGCGCCTCATCGACCAGGCGATGTTCGACCTGGACGCCACCGAGAACAAGGCCTCGCTCGGCGCGAACGCCATCCTCGGTGTCTCGCTGGCCGTCGCGCACGCCGCCTCCGAGGCGTCCGACCTGCCGCTCTTCCGCTACCTCGGCGGCCCGAACGCGCACCTGCTGCCCGTTCCGATGATGAACATCCTCAACGGCGGCTCGCACGCCGACTCCAACGTGGACATCCAGGAGTTCATGATCGCGCCGATCGGCGCGGAGTCCTTCTCCGAGGCCCTGCGCTGGGGCGCGGAGATCTACCACACGCTGAAGAAGGTCCTCAAGACCAAGGGCCTGTCCACCGGACTCGGCGACGAGGGCGGCTTCGCCCCGAACCTGGAGTCCAACCGCGCCGCCCTGGACCTCATCGTCGAGGCCATCAAGGAGGCCGGCTACGTCCCGGGCCGCGACATCGCGCTCGCGCTCGACGTCGCCGCGTCCGAGTTCTACAAGGACGGCGCCTACGAGTTCGAGGGCAAGTCCCGCTCGGCCGCCGAGATGACCGAGTACTACGAGGAGCTCGTCTCCGCGTACCCGCTGGTCTCCATCGAGGACCCGCTGTACGAGGACGACTGGGCCGGCTGGAAGGTCATCACCGACCGCATCGGCTCCAAGGTGCAGATCGTCGGCGACGACCTCTTCGTCACCAACCCCGAGCGCCTGGCCCGCGGCATCGAGGAGGGCTCCGCCAACGCCCTGCTCGTCAAGGTCAACCAGATCGGTTCGCTGACCGAGACCCTGGACGCCGTCGAGCTGGCCCAGCGCAACGGCTTCAAGTGCATGATGTCGCACCGCTCCGGCGAGACCGAGGACGTCACCATCGCCGACCTCGCCGTCGCCGTGAACTGCGGCCAGATCAAGACCGGCGCCCCGGCCCGCTCGGACCGCGTCGCCAAGTACAACCAGCTGCTGCGCATCGAGGAGATCCTCGACGACGCCGCGGTGTACGCCGGGCGCTCCGCCTTCCCGCGCTTCAAGGGCTGA
- a CDS encoding septum formation initiator family protein — protein sequence MAGKDRDRFSTATRLRLLGEQTAARVYRSQNRRQARRSRLTGRAAFLALVVCSLVVALAYPMRQYVSQRDEIAEQERLSQEAQRRTEELRDEKARLQDDAYIMRLARQHLHYVLPGETAYTVADPDAAKDRRSEPGASDRPWHSNLWDGVDSADRDDRD from the coding sequence ATGGCCGGCAAGGACCGCGACCGGTTCTCCACCGCGACCAGGCTGCGGCTGCTCGGCGAGCAGACCGCGGCCCGCGTGTACCGGTCGCAGAACCGCCGCCAGGCCCGCCGCTCCCGGCTCACCGGCCGGGCCGCGTTCCTGGCGCTGGTCGTCTGCTCCCTGGTGGTGGCGCTCGCCTACCCGATGCGGCAGTACGTCTCCCAGCGCGACGAGATCGCCGAGCAGGAGCGGCTCTCGCAGGAGGCGCAGCGGCGCACCGAGGAGCTGCGGGACGAGAAGGCGCGGCTCCAGGACGACGCGTACATCATGCGCCTGGCCCGCCAGCACCTCCACTACGTCCTTCCCGGGGAGACCGCCTACACCGTGGCCGACCCCGACGCGGCGAAGGACCGCCGGTCGGAGCCCGGCGCGAGCGACCGTCCCTGGCACTCCAACCTCTGGGACGGCGTGGACAGCGCCGACCGTGACGACCGCGACTGA
- a CDS encoding DUF501 domain-containing protein: METPPPQTESTQPTDADIAAFQQQLGRPPRGLRAIAHRCPCGNPDVVETQPRLEDGTPFPTTYYLTCPRAASAIGTLEANGVMKEMTARLETDPELAKAYRAAHEDYLARRDAIEVLEGFPSAGGMPDRVKCLHVLVGHSLAAGPGVNPLGDEAIAMLPEWWKKGPCVTPCAPTGEDDGWTVDEGDEGHFAFRPLDGPADGKGA; the protein is encoded by the coding sequence ATGGAAACGCCCCCTCCGCAGACCGAGTCCACCCAGCCCACCGACGCGGACATCGCCGCGTTCCAGCAGCAGCTCGGCCGCCCGCCGCGCGGCCTGCGCGCCATCGCGCACCGCTGTCCGTGCGGCAACCCGGACGTGGTGGAGACCCAGCCCCGTCTGGAGGACGGCACGCCGTTCCCGACGACGTACTACCTGACCTGCCCCCGGGCGGCCTCGGCGATCGGCACGCTGGAGGCCAACGGGGTCATGAAGGAGATGACGGCCCGTCTGGAGACCGACCCGGAGCTGGCGAAGGCCTACCGGGCCGCGCACGAGGACTACCTCGCCCGTCGCGACGCCATCGAGGTCCTGGAGGGCTTCCCGAGCGCGGGCGGCATGCCGGACCGGGTGAAGTGCCTGCACGTCCTGGTCGGCCACTCGCTGGCGGCGGGCCCCGGGGTGAACCCGCTGGGCGACGAGGCCATCGCGATGCTGCCCGAGTGGTGGAAGAAGGGCCCCTGCGTCACGCCGTGCGCGCCGACGGGCGAGGACGACGGCTGGACGGTGGACGAGGGCGACGAGGGCCACTTCGCCTTCCGCCCGCTCGACGGCCCCGCCGACGGGAAGGGCGCATGA
- a CDS encoding Ppx/GppA phosphatase family protein, with the protein MTRVAAVDCGTNSIRLLVADVDPATGSFTELDRRMTIVRLGQGVDRTGRLAPEALERTFAACREYAAVIEELGAGRIRFVATSASRDAENSADFVAGVRDILGVEPEVITGDQEAQLSFDGATRELAGSDRLTKPYLVVDIGGGSTEFVLGADEVEAARSVDVGCVRMTERHLVVDGSVVDPPSHERAAAIRADIDAALDVAEETVPLTRAGTLVGLAGTVTTIAGIALELTEYDSAAIHHSRVSRGQVRAITEHLLRSTHEERAAIPVMHPGRVDVIGAGALVLLAVMERTGAHEVVVSEHDILDGIAWSAAG; encoded by the coding sequence ATGACCCGGGTCGCCGCCGTCGACTGCGGCACCAACTCCATCCGGCTGCTCGTCGCCGACGTGGACCCGGCCACCGGCTCCTTCACCGAGTTGGACCGGCGGATGACGATCGTCCGCCTCGGCCAGGGCGTCGACCGGACCGGCCGGCTCGCCCCCGAGGCACTGGAGCGGACCTTCGCGGCCTGCCGGGAGTACGCGGCCGTGATCGAGGAGCTGGGCGCGGGGCGGATCCGCTTCGTCGCCACCTCCGCCTCCCGCGACGCCGAGAACAGCGCGGACTTCGTGGCCGGTGTGCGGGACATCCTGGGCGTCGAGCCCGAGGTGATCACCGGCGACCAGGAGGCCCAGCTCTCCTTCGACGGGGCCACCAGGGAACTGGCCGGCAGCGACCGTCTGACGAAGCCCTACCTCGTCGTCGACATCGGCGGCGGCTCCACCGAGTTCGTCCTCGGCGCGGACGAGGTGGAGGCGGCCCGGTCCGTCGACGTCGGCTGCGTACGGATGACGGAGCGTCACCTCGTCGTGGACGGGTCCGTCGTCGACCCGCCGAGCCACGAGCGGGCCGCCGCGATCCGGGCGGACATCGACGCCGCCCTCGACGTCGCCGAGGAGACCGTGCCGCTCACCCGGGCGGGGACGCTCGTCGGCCTCGCGGGCACCGTCACCACGATCGCCGGGATCGCGCTGGAACTGACGGAGTACGACTCCGCGGCCATCCACCACTCCCGCGTCTCCCGCGGCCAGGTCCGGGCGATCACCGAGCACCTGCTGCGCTCGACGCACGAGGAGCGCGCCGCGATCCCCGTGATGCACCCGGGCCGGGTCGACGTGATCGGCGCCGGGGCGCTCGTCCTGCTGGCGGTGATGGAGCGGACGGGGGCCCACGAGGTCGTCGTCAGCGAGCACGACATCCTCGACGGGATCGCCTGGAGCGCGGCGGGCTGA
- a CDS encoding NAD(P)/FAD-dependent oxidoreductase: MSTTERPRILVVGGGYVGLYAARRILKKMRYGEATVTVVDPRSYMTYQPFLPEAAAGSISPRHVVVPLRRVLPKAEVLTGRVTTIDQDRKVATVAPLVGEAYELPFDYLVIAMGAVSRTFPIPGLAEQGIGMKGIEESIGLRNHVLEQLDKADSTTDDDVRRKALTFVFVGGGFAGAETIGEVEDMARDAAKYYTNVKREDMRFILVDAADKILPEVGPKLGAYGKEHLESRGVEIYLSTSMDSCVDGHVVLKNGLEVDSSTIVWTAGVKPNPALARFGLPLGPRGHVDTSEKLQVQGTDYIWAAGDNAQVPDMVGRRAGNPNAWCPPNAQHALRQAKVLGDNVISGMRGFPQKEYSHANKGAVAGLGLHKGVAMIVMGKVKIKLKGRLAWYMHRGYHGMAMPTWNRKIRIFADWTLAMFLKREVVSLGAMETPREEFYEAAKPAPAPAAAKPEGEKAKAS; this comes from the coding sequence ATGAGCACCACGGAGCGTCCCAGGATCCTCGTTGTAGGCGGTGGGTACGTAGGCCTGTACGCAGCTCGTCGCATTCTGAAGAAGATGCGATACGGCGAGGCGACCGTCACGGTCGTCGACCCGCGGTCGTACATGACCTACCAGCCCTTCCTCCCCGAAGCTGCTGCCGGCAGCATCTCGCCTCGGCATGTCGTCGTCCCGCTGCGACGCGTGCTGCCCAAGGCTGAGGTTCTCACCGGTCGTGTCACGACCATCGACCAGGACCGCAAGGTCGCCACGGTCGCGCCGCTCGTCGGCGAGGCCTACGAGCTGCCCTTCGACTACCTGGTCATCGCGATGGGCGCGGTCTCCCGCACCTTCCCGATCCCCGGCCTCGCCGAGCAGGGCATCGGCATGAAGGGCATCGAGGAGTCCATCGGCCTGCGCAACCACGTTCTGGAGCAGCTGGACAAGGCCGACTCCACGACCGACGACGACGTCCGCCGCAAGGCGCTGACGTTCGTCTTCGTGGGCGGCGGTTTCGCCGGTGCGGAGACCATCGGCGAGGTCGAGGACATGGCCCGCGACGCGGCGAAGTACTACACCAACGTGAAGCGCGAGGACATGCGCTTCATCCTCGTCGACGCCGCCGACAAGATCCTTCCCGAGGTCGGCCCGAAGCTGGGCGCCTACGGCAAGGAGCACCTGGAGAGCCGCGGTGTGGAGATCTACCTCTCCACCTCGATGGACTCCTGCGTCGACGGTCACGTGGTCCTGAAGAACGGCCTGGAGGTCGACTCCAGCACCATCGTGTGGACCGCCGGTGTGAAGCCGAACCCGGCGCTCGCCCGCTTCGGCCTGCCGCTCGGCCCCCGCGGCCACGTGGACACCTCGGAGAAGCTCCAGGTGCAGGGCACCGACTACATCTGGGCCGCGGGCGACAACGCCCAGGTGCCGGACATGGTCGGCCGCCGCGCCGGCAACCCGAACGCCTGGTGCCCGCCCAACGCCCAGCACGCGCTGCGTCAGGCGAAGGTCCTCGGCGACAACGTGATCTCCGGTATGCGGGGCTTCCCGCAGAAGGAGTACAGCCACGCCAACAAGGGTGCGGTCGCCGGTCTCGGCCTGCACAAGGGCGTCGCGATGATCGTCATGGGCAAGGTGAAGATCAAGCTCAAGGGCCGTCTCGCCTGGTACATGCACCGCGGCTACCACGGCATGGCCATGCCGACCTGGAACCGCAAGATCCGGATCTTCGCCGACTGGACGCTGGCGATGTTCCTCAAGCGCGAGGTCGTCTCGCTCGGCGCCATGGAGACGCCGCGCGAGGAGTTCTACGAGGCCGCCAAGCCGGCCCCGGCTCCGGCCGCCGCCAAGCCCGAGGGCGAGAAGGCCAAGGCCTCCTGA
- a CDS encoding cyclopropane-fatty-acyl-phospholipid synthase family protein, with amino-acid sequence MADAASRLTALAEELLAEPLPVRIRAWDGSESGPPDAPALVIRHRRALRRLLWKPGELGLARAWVAGEIDVEGDLYEVLDRIAGLLWDRGADAKDTVHPVRDPRVRAFARGLLGLAGPWPPPAPPAEEVRRRTGPLHTRRRDKEAISHHYDVGNDFYALVLGPSMVYSCAYWQDGGTLEEAQRDKLDLVCRKLGLKEGDRLLDVGCGWGSMAVHAARHYGARVTGITLSREQAAHARKRIAEEGLTDRIEIRVQDYRDVADGPYDAISSIGMAEHVGSVRYREYADDLYALLKPGGRLLNHQIARRPEQDEDAYHIDAFIDAYVFPDGELAPVGRTLATLEEAGFEARDVEALREHYALTLRQWVANLERHWARAVRATSPGRARIWRLYMAASALSFERNKIGVNQILAVRPLDGGGSRLPLRARAWTAGADA; translated from the coding sequence ATGGCAGACGCCGCGTCGCGGCTGACCGCTCTCGCCGAGGAACTGCTCGCGGAACCCCTGCCGGTCCGGATCCGGGCCTGGGACGGCAGTGAGTCGGGGCCGCCCGACGCCCCGGCCCTCGTGATCCGTCACCGCCGCGCCCTGCGCCGCCTTCTGTGGAAGCCCGGCGAACTGGGCCTGGCCCGCGCCTGGGTGGCCGGGGAGATCGACGTGGAGGGCGATCTGTACGAGGTGCTCGACCGGATCGCCGGGCTGCTCTGGGACCGCGGCGCCGACGCCAAGGACACCGTCCACCCGGTCCGCGACCCCCGGGTCCGCGCCTTCGCCCGCGGCCTCCTCGGCCTCGCCGGCCCCTGGCCGCCGCCCGCCCCGCCCGCCGAGGAGGTGCGCCGCCGCACCGGCCCGCTGCACACCAGACGCCGGGACAAGGAGGCCATCAGCCACCACTACGACGTCGGCAACGACTTCTACGCCCTGGTGCTCGGCCCCTCCATGGTCTACTCCTGCGCCTACTGGCAGGACGGCGGCACCCTGGAGGAGGCCCAGCGCGACAAGCTCGACCTGGTCTGCCGCAAGCTCGGCCTGAAGGAGGGCGACCGGCTCCTGGACGTCGGCTGCGGCTGGGGCTCGATGGCCGTCCACGCCGCCCGCCACTACGGGGCCCGGGTCACCGGCATCACCCTCTCCCGGGAACAGGCCGCCCACGCCCGCAAACGCATCGCCGAGGAGGGCCTGACCGACCGGATCGAGATCCGTGTCCAGGACTACCGGGACGTCGCGGACGGCCCGTACGACGCCATCTCCTCCATCGGCATGGCCGAGCACGTCGGCTCGGTCCGCTACCGCGAGTACGCCGATGACCTCTACGCCCTCCTCAAGCCCGGGGGCCGTCTCCTGAACCACCAGATCGCCCGCCGCCCCGAGCAGGACGAGGACGCGTACCACATCGACGCGTTCATCGACGCCTACGTCTTCCCCGACGGGGAACTGGCCCCGGTCGGCCGGACCCTGGCCACCCTGGAGGAGGCCGGCTTCGAGGCCCGGGACGTCGAGGCGCTGCGCGAGCACTACGCGCTGACCCTGCGCCAGTGGGTGGCCAACCTGGAGCGGCACTGGGCGCGCGCCGTCCGCGCCACCTCCCCGGGCCGGGCCAGGATCTGGCGGCTCTACATGGCCGCGTCGGCGCTCTCCTTCGAGCGCAACAAGATCGGCGTCAACCAGATCCTCGCGGTGCGCCCGCTCGACGGGGGCGGCTCCCGGCTGCCGCTGCGCGCCCGTGCGTGGACGGCGGGCGCGGACGCCTGA